The Micromonospora sp. M71_S20 genome has a window encoding:
- a CDS encoding polyamine aminopropyltransferase: MTVEAPAPARWRLSRAAVLVAVFVCAACGLVYELALVALGSYLIGDTVGQASIVLGVMVFAMGVGALAAKPLQPRAAAAFAAIELALALLGGLSVLGLYAAFAWLDLYGPALIGTAFVLGLLIGAEIPLLMVLLQRIREQAAGSAVADLFAADYVGALLGGLAFPFLLLPVFGQLKGALVVGAVNAVAGLALVCTVFRRELSRRARVALGAGSVVVFVSLGYAWVTAHDFELTARQQLYRDPVVHAERSRYQEIVLTRSVAETGRAGTDLRLFLNGDLQFSSVDEYRYHEALVHPVLNGPRGEVLVLGAGDGLAVRELLRYPDVRRITVVDLDPAVVALARSEPQLRRLNGGALDDPRVRVVHADAFAWLRTAADRFDAVVADLPDPDETATAKLYTVEFYALVRTVLAEGGRLVVQSGSPYFAPRSYWSIEASLREAGFATTPYHVDVPSFGDWGFLLAAPGPTAPALALPPGAPGLRFLDAATLTAAGNFPADRRRVDVPASTLLQPRVLEYARAEWRGY, encoded by the coding sequence GTGACCGTCGAGGCGCCGGCACCCGCGCGGTGGCGGCTGTCCCGCGCGGCGGTGCTCGTCGCGGTCTTCGTCTGCGCCGCCTGCGGCCTGGTCTACGAGCTGGCCCTGGTCGCCCTGGGCAGCTACCTGATCGGGGACACGGTCGGGCAGGCGTCGATCGTGCTCGGCGTGATGGTGTTCGCGATGGGCGTCGGCGCGCTCGCCGCCAAGCCGTTGCAGCCGCGGGCCGCCGCCGCGTTCGCCGCGATCGAGCTGGCCCTGGCCCTGCTCGGCGGCCTCTCCGTGCTCGGTCTCTACGCGGCCTTCGCGTGGCTGGACCTCTACGGCCCGGCGCTGATCGGCACCGCCTTCGTGCTCGGCCTGCTGATCGGCGCGGAGATCCCGCTGCTGATGGTGCTGCTGCAACGCATCCGGGAGCAGGCCGCCGGCAGCGCGGTGGCGGACCTGTTCGCCGCCGACTACGTCGGCGCGCTGCTCGGCGGGCTGGCCTTCCCGTTCCTGCTGCTGCCGGTCTTCGGCCAGCTCAAGGGGGCGCTGGTGGTCGGCGCCGTGAACGCCGTCGCCGGGCTCGCCCTGGTCTGCACGGTCTTCCGGCGGGAGCTGAGCCGCCGGGCCCGCGTCGCGCTCGGCGCCGGCAGCGTCGTGGTCTTCGTCAGCCTCGGGTACGCGTGGGTGACCGCGCACGACTTCGAGCTGACCGCCCGCCAGCAGCTCTACCGGGACCCGGTGGTGCACGCCGAGCGCAGCCGGTACCAGGAGATCGTGCTCACCCGCTCGGTGGCCGAGACCGGCCGCGCCGGCACCGACCTGCGGCTCTTTCTCAACGGCGACCTCCAGTTCAGCTCGGTCGACGAGTACCGCTACCACGAGGCGCTGGTGCATCCGGTGCTGAACGGCCCGCGCGGCGAGGTGCTGGTGCTGGGCGCCGGTGACGGCCTCGCCGTACGCGAGCTGCTGCGCTACCCCGACGTCCGGCGGATCACGGTGGTGGACCTGGACCCGGCGGTGGTGGCGCTGGCCCGCAGCGAGCCGCAGCTGCGCCGGCTCAACGGCGGGGCGCTCGACGACCCCCGGGTGCGGGTGGTGCACGCCGACGCGTTCGCCTGGCTGCGTACCGCCGCCGACCGGTTCGACGCGGTCGTGGCCGACCTGCCCGACCCGGACGAGACGGCCACCGCCAAGCTCTACACGGTCGAGTTCTACGCGCTGGTGCGGACGGTGCTCGCCGAGGGCGGTCGGCTGGTGGTGCAGTCCGGCTCGCCGTACTTCGCGCCCCGGTCGTACTGGTCCATCGAGGCGTCGCTGCGCGAGGCGGGCTTCGCCACCACGCCGTACCACGTGGACGTGCCGTCCTTCGGCGACTGGGGTTTCCTGCTGGCCGCCCCCGGCCCGACCGCGCCCGCCCTGGCCCTGCCGCCGGGCGCCCCCGGGCTGCGCTTCCTCGACGCGGCGACCCTGACCGCCGCCGGCAACTTCCCGGCCGACCGCCGCCGGGTGGACGTGCCGGCCTCCACCCTGCTCCAGCCCCGCGTGCTGGAGTACGCCCGCGCGGAGTGGCGCGGCTACTGA
- a CDS encoding DUF4247 domain-containing protein: protein MTYRRWFVVGVAFAVIGALVAAFAIFYGSFSPRGYVEDKYKRAASHDIGRNAVAYTSPRSPSQVAKEVTDAWQPADQYVDGSGVYLRYDDDSLVILPIAAGSVILLERMSTAYPRYHSTVGSHWGWGRGSTVRGGGPGSGK, encoded by the coding sequence ATGACGTACCGACGCTGGTTCGTGGTGGGGGTGGCGTTCGCCGTCATCGGCGCCCTGGTCGCCGCCTTCGCCATCTTCTACGGCAGCTTCTCCCCGCGCGGTTACGTGGAGGACAAGTACAAGCGGGCGGCGAGCCACGACATCGGCCGCAACGCCGTCGCCTACACCTCGCCCCGCTCGCCGAGTCAGGTGGCGAAGGAGGTCACCGACGCGTGGCAGCCCGCCGACCAGTACGTCGACGGCAGCGGCGTCTACCTGCGCTACGACGACGACTCGCTGGTGATCCTGCCGATCGCCGCCGGCTCGGTGATCCTGCTGGAGCGCATGAGCACCGCCTACCCCCGCTACCACTCCACGGTCGGCTCCCACTGGGGCTGGGGCCGTGGCAGCACCGTCCGGGGCGGCGGCCCCGGCAGCGGCAAGTGA
- a CDS encoding polynucleotide kinase-phosphatase gives MTTLDIPELALVALVGVSGSGKSTFARRHFAPSQVLSSDMFRAMVADDENDQSASADAFDALHHVAATRLRRGRLTVVDATNLQPHARAALVRVAREHDVLPVAVVLDVPEALAWERTEGRADRTFGRQVLARMQRDLRRSYKLLAREGFRKVHVLRGVEEIDAAEIRYEKLFNDRRELTGPFDIVGDVHGCRAELEALLVRLGWELRRDERGRPVDATHPSGRTAVFVGDLVDRGPDSPGVLRLVMGMVAAGHAICVPGNHEQKLLRRLRGREVRLTHGLAETMEQLAAEPDAFVAEVAGFIDGLVSHFVLDGGRLVVAHAGLKEAYQGRASGRVRSFALYGETTGETDEYGMPVRYPWAREYRGSAMVVYGHTPAAVPEWVNNTICVDTGCVFGGRLTALRYPEKELVSVPAEREWYAPVRPLTAAPARPDQVLELTDVTGRRHVEHAYGSLTVPAENAAAALEVMSRFAVDPRWLAWLPPTMAPCSTATAGGFLEHPAQAFADYRAAGVDRVVCEEKHMGSRAVVLVCREPDGGPFGPGGGVVHTRTGRPFFGAPLDTELLDRVRAAVGGAGLWDELATDWLLLDCELLPWSAKAGGLIREQYAGVGAAGRAALPAALAALEAAAGRGLPVDGLRDRMARRRDEILAYSDAYRAYVGPTDGLRGVTLAPFAVLAGAKASYADRDHGWHLGLADRLCAADPEFFTPTRRQVVDLADPAAEAAATEWWLALTAAGGEGMVVKPYAGPAARSERGSLLQPGIKCRGREYLRIIYGPGYDEPEQLAALRRRSLGRKRGLALREHGLGLAALDALVAGAPLWRRHELVFAILACESEPVDPRL, from the coding sequence GTGACCACCCTCGACATCCCCGAGCTGGCCCTGGTCGCACTCGTCGGCGTCTCCGGCTCCGGCAAGTCCACCTTCGCCCGCCGGCACTTCGCGCCCAGCCAGGTGCTCTCCTCCGACATGTTCCGGGCCATGGTCGCCGACGACGAGAACGACCAGTCCGCGTCCGCCGACGCCTTCGACGCGCTGCACCACGTCGCCGCCACGCGGCTGCGCCGGGGCCGGCTCACGGTGGTCGACGCGACCAATCTCCAGCCGCACGCCCGGGCCGCCCTGGTGCGGGTGGCCCGCGAGCACGACGTGCTGCCGGTGGCCGTCGTGCTGGACGTGCCCGAGGCGCTGGCCTGGGAACGCACAGAGGGCCGCGCCGACCGCACCTTCGGCCGGCAGGTGCTCGCCCGGATGCAGCGCGACCTGCGCCGGTCGTACAAGCTGCTGGCCCGGGAGGGCTTCCGCAAGGTGCACGTGCTGCGGGGCGTCGAGGAGATCGACGCCGCCGAGATCCGCTACGAGAAGCTCTTCAACGACCGGCGGGAGCTGACCGGGCCGTTCGACATCGTCGGCGACGTGCACGGCTGCCGCGCCGAGTTGGAGGCGCTGCTCGTCCGGCTCGGCTGGGAGCTGCGCCGCGACGAGCGGGGCCGGCCGGTGGACGCGACGCACCCGTCGGGGCGTACCGCCGTCTTCGTCGGTGACCTGGTGGACCGCGGCCCGGACTCCCCCGGCGTGCTCCGCCTCGTGATGGGCATGGTCGCCGCCGGGCACGCGATCTGCGTGCCCGGCAACCACGAGCAGAAGCTGCTGCGCCGGCTGCGCGGCCGCGAGGTGCGGCTCACCCACGGGCTGGCCGAGACCATGGAGCAGCTGGCGGCGGAGCCGGACGCCTTCGTGGCCGAGGTGGCGGGCTTCATCGACGGCCTGGTCAGCCACTTCGTGCTCGACGGCGGCCGGCTGGTGGTCGCGCACGCCGGGCTGAAGGAGGCCTACCAGGGCCGCGCCTCGGGCCGGGTGCGCTCGTTCGCGCTGTACGGCGAGACCACCGGCGAGACCGACGAGTACGGGATGCCGGTGCGTTACCCGTGGGCGCGGGAGTACCGGGGTTCGGCGATGGTGGTCTACGGGCACACGCCGGCCGCCGTGCCGGAGTGGGTGAACAACACCATCTGCGTCGACACCGGCTGCGTCTTCGGCGGCCGGCTCACCGCGCTGCGCTACCCGGAGAAGGAACTGGTCTCGGTGCCGGCGGAGCGGGAGTGGTACGCCCCGGTGCGCCCGCTGACCGCCGCCCCGGCCCGACCCGACCAGGTGCTGGAGCTGACCGACGTGACCGGTCGGCGGCACGTCGAGCACGCGTACGGGTCGCTGACCGTGCCGGCGGAGAACGCGGCCGCCGCGCTGGAGGTGATGAGCCGCTTCGCGGTCGACCCGCGCTGGCTGGCCTGGCTGCCGCCGACGATGGCGCCCTGCTCGACGGCCACGGCGGGCGGCTTCCTGGAGCACCCGGCGCAGGCCTTCGCCGACTACCGCGCGGCGGGCGTGGACCGGGTGGTCTGCGAGGAGAAGCACATGGGCTCGCGGGCGGTGGTGCTGGTCTGCCGGGAGCCCGACGGCGGGCCCTTCGGCCCGGGCGGCGGGGTGGTGCACACCCGCACCGGCCGGCCGTTCTTCGGCGCGCCGCTCGACACGGAACTGCTCGACCGGGTGCGCGCGGCGGTCGGCGGGGCGGGGCTCTGGGACGAGCTGGCGACCGACTGGCTGCTACTCGACTGCGAGCTGCTGCCCTGGTCGGCGAAGGCGGGCGGCCTGATCCGCGAGCAGTACGCCGGCGTCGGCGCCGCCGGCCGGGCCGCGCTGCCGGCGGCGCTGGCCGCGCTGGAGGCGGCGGCCGGTCGGGGCCTGCCCGTCGACGGGCTGCGCGACCGGATGGCCCGCCGTCGCGACGAGATCCTGGCCTACTCGGACGCCTACCGGGCGTACGTGGGGCCGACCGACGGGCTGCGCGGGGTGACCCTGGCCCCGTTCGCGGTGCTGGCCGGCGCGAAGGCCAGCTACGCCGACCGGGACCACGGCTGGCACCTGGGGCTGGCCGACCGGCTCTGCGCCGCCGACCCGGAGTTCTTCACGCCGACCCGTCGCCAGGTCGTCGACCTGGCCGATCCGGCCGCCGAGGCGGCGGCCACCGAGTGGTGGTTGGCGCTGACGGCGGCCGGGGGCGAGGGCATGGTCGTCAAGCCGTACGCCGGCCCGGCCGCCCGCAGCGAGCGGGGTTCGCTGCTCCAGCCGGGCATCAAGTGCCGGGGGCGGGAGTACCTGCGGATCATCTACGGTCCGGGGTACGACGAGCCGGAGCAGCTCGCCGCGCTGCGCCGCCGGTCCCTGGGGCGCAAGCGGGGGCTGGCGCTGCGCGAGCACGGGCTGGGGCTGGCGGCGCTGGACGCGCTGGTCGCCGGCGCCCCGCTCTGGCGCCGGCACGAGCTGGTCTTCGCCATCCTGGCCTGCGAGTCCGAGCCGGTCGACCCTCGGCTCTGA
- a CDS encoding DUF4178 domain-containing protein: MSGTIAFVLAAMGCLVGVGGLVVAAVAWNRTRSRPQQRAKGPGDPLRDRDADALRGDPRRLKPGDIVEIRGVSYAVRGSIRLVEGGWSWAEHLLDDAAGVRRWLSVEEDPELELVLWGAEQGATVTPGAPTIDFAGRRYNWNESGQARFTAVGNTGLDPTGTMRYHDYQAPGGARLSFEAYGEAGWEVALGELLHRGDVMIYPQSEVG, encoded by the coding sequence ATGAGCGGGACGATCGCATTCGTGCTGGCGGCGATGGGCTGTCTGGTCGGGGTGGGCGGCCTGGTGGTGGCCGCGGTGGCCTGGAACCGGACGCGTTCCCGCCCGCAGCAACGGGCCAAGGGGCCGGGCGACCCGCTGCGGGACCGGGACGCCGACGCGCTGCGCGGCGACCCGCGCCGGCTGAAGCCCGGTGACATCGTCGAGATCCGGGGCGTGTCGTACGCGGTGCGCGGCTCGATCCGCCTGGTCGAGGGCGGCTGGAGCTGGGCCGAGCACCTGCTCGACGACGCCGCCGGCGTGCGGCGCTGGCTCTCCGTCGAGGAGGACCCGGAGCTGGAGCTGGTGCTCTGGGGGGCCGAGCAGGGCGCCACCGTCACCCCGGGCGCGCCGACGATCGACTTCGCCGGCCGTCGCTACAACTGGAACGAGTCCGGCCAGGCGCGCTTCACCGCCGTGGGCAACACCGGGCTCGACCCGACCGGCACCATGCGGTACCACGACTACCAGGCGCCCGGCGGCGCCCGGCTCTCCTTCGAGGCGTACGGCGAGGCGGGCTGGGAGGTGGCGCTCGGTGAGCTGCTGCACCGCGGCGACGTGATGATCTACCCGCAGTCCGAGGTGGGCTGA
- a CDS encoding DUF350 domain-containing protein, producing MQTLVTDLLVTLAYGAVGVLLMGIGYVLVDLATPGRLNQLIWTERNRNAALLLASNLAGVGVIVVAAIAASDDDFVLGIVGASAYGILGLVIMAAAFVLLDVATPGKLGEILVDQQPHPAVWVSAVVHLATGAIIAAAIS from the coding sequence GTGCAGACCCTCGTCACCGATCTGCTGGTCACCCTCGCCTACGGGGCGGTCGGCGTCCTGCTGATGGGCATCGGCTACGTCCTGGTGGACCTCGCCACCCCCGGCCGGCTCAACCAGCTGATCTGGACCGAGCGCAACCGCAACGCGGCGCTGCTGCTCGCCTCCAACCTGGCCGGCGTCGGCGTCATCGTGGTCGCCGCGATCGCCGCCAGCGACGACGACTTCGTGCTCGGCATCGTCGGCGCGTCCGCCTACGGGATCCTCGGCCTGGTGATCATGGCGGCGGCCTTCGTGCTGCTCGACGTCGCCACGCCGGGCAAGCTCGGCGAGATCCTGGTCGACCAGCAGCCGCACCCGGCGGTCTGGGTCTCCGCCGTCGTGCACCTCGCCACCGGCGCGATCATCGCCGCCGCGATCAGTTGA
- a CDS encoding 3' terminal RNA ribose 2'-O-methyltransferase Hen1 produces the protein MLLTLTTTHRPATDLGHLLVKHPDRAHSFDVPVGTAHVFYPEAGEQRCTAALLLDVDPLRLAGVRGKGRGRQPAPTPDSFTLGRYVNDRPYAASSLLSSALSKVYRSALRGESRERPELARTPIPLEVRVPVLRCRGGADVAVRMFGPLGWAVTAAPIPLDERHPEWGDSRYVDLTLTGTLRVADALNHLYVLLPVLDDAKHYWVAPDEVDKLLRAGAGWLADHPERDMITRRYLAHRRALAGLALARLAERHPTDEPAADEATGDGTTTDGATGEGGQATARRASLAARRREAVLGALAGAGASRVLDLGCGGGALLAALVGDRRFTEIVGTDVSTHALTLAARRLRLDRLPERQRDRIRLWQSALTYRDDRLRGYDAAVLMEVIEHVDPPRLPALEDAVLGHARPATVVVTTPNAEYNVRYEGLPAGRFRHADHRFEWTRAEFAAWVDRVSTTYGYTAAISGVGDDDPEVGAPTQLVVLTRKENP, from the coding sequence GTGCTGCTCACCCTGACCACCACGCACCGGCCGGCGACCGACCTCGGGCACCTGCTGGTCAAGCACCCCGACCGCGCGCACTCCTTCGACGTGCCGGTCGGCACCGCGCACGTGTTCTACCCGGAGGCGGGCGAGCAGCGTTGCACCGCCGCCCTGCTGCTCGACGTCGACCCGCTGCGGCTGGCCGGCGTGCGGGGCAAGGGTCGCGGCCGGCAGCCGGCCCCGACCCCCGACAGCTTCACCCTCGGGCGGTACGTCAACGACCGGCCCTACGCGGCGTCCAGTCTGCTCTCCTCCGCGCTGTCCAAGGTGTACCGCTCGGCTCTGCGCGGCGAGTCCCGCGAGCGCCCCGAGCTGGCCCGTACGCCGATCCCGCTGGAGGTGCGGGTGCCGGTGCTGCGCTGCCGGGGCGGTGCGGACGTGGCGGTCCGGATGTTCGGCCCGCTCGGCTGGGCGGTGACCGCCGCCCCGATCCCACTCGACGAGCGGCACCCGGAGTGGGGCGACAGCCGGTACGTCGACCTGACGCTGACCGGCACGCTGCGCGTCGCCGACGCGCTCAACCACCTCTACGTCCTGCTGCCGGTGCTGGACGACGCCAAGCACTACTGGGTCGCCCCGGACGAGGTCGACAAGCTGCTCCGGGCCGGTGCGGGCTGGCTGGCCGACCACCCGGAGCGCGACATGATCACCCGCCGCTACCTGGCGCACCGGCGGGCGCTGGCCGGGCTGGCCCTGGCCCGCCTGGCCGAGCGACACCCGACCGACGAGCCGGCCGCCGACGAGGCGACCGGGGACGGCACGACCACGGACGGGGCGACGGGGGAGGGCGGGCAGGCCACGGCCCGCCGGGCGTCACTGGCCGCGCGCCGGCGGGAGGCGGTGCTCGGCGCGCTTGCCGGGGCGGGTGCGAGCCGGGTGCTGGATCTCGGCTGCGGCGGCGGTGCCCTGCTCGCCGCTCTGGTCGGCGACCGGCGGTTCACCGAGATCGTCGGCACCGACGTGTCCACGCACGCGCTGACCCTGGCCGCCCGGCGGCTGCGGTTGGACCGGCTGCCCGAGCGGCAGCGGGACCGGATCCGGCTCTGGCAGTCCGCGCTGACCTACCGGGACGACCGGCTGCGCGGGTACGACGCGGCGGTGCTGATGGAGGTGATCGAGCACGTCGACCCGCCCCGGCTGCCGGCGCTGGAGGACGCCGTGCTCGGGCACGCCCGGCCGGCCACTGTCGTGGTGACCACGCCGAACGCCGAGTACAACGTCCGCTACGAGGGGCTGCCCGCCGGGCGGTTCCGGCACGCCGACCACCGCTTCGAGTGGACCCGCGCGGAGTTCGCCGCCTGGGTCGACCGGGTGTCCACCACGTACGGCTACACCGCCGCGATCAGCGGGGTCGGCGACGACGATCCCGAGGTCGGCGCCCCCACCCAGCTCGTCGTGCTGACCCGGAAGGAGAACCCGTGA
- a CDS encoding DUF2617 family protein — protein MLVTLDAPYVDTSAADLSLALDDVERPALHVLDLDLPGGVRLRLRLLGASHQVVLHAPGATLTETVACLPGRPPELPPAVRDEASGYHFTATVLRPAGTGLSEQVAALRADLADDPYALVGVFPGDVDAVTALAVRPDPPAGTLAWRTWHAYPQTNELVLTETVVALR, from the coding sequence ATGCTCGTCACCCTCGACGCCCCGTACGTCGACACCAGCGCCGCCGACCTCAGCCTGGCGCTCGACGACGTCGAGCGGCCCGCGCTGCACGTGCTCGACCTCGACCTGCCCGGCGGCGTCCGGCTGCGGCTGCGGCTGCTCGGCGCCTCGCACCAGGTGGTCCTGCACGCGCCCGGCGCCACGCTGACCGAGACGGTCGCCTGCCTGCCCGGCCGCCCGCCCGAGCTGCCGCCGGCGGTGCGGGACGAGGCGAGCGGCTACCACTTCACGGCGACCGTGCTGCGGCCCGCCGGCACGGGGCTGAGCGAGCAGGTCGCCGCCCTCCGCGCCGACCTGGCCGACGACCCGTACGCGCTGGTGGGCGTGTTCCCCGGCGACGTCGACGCGGTGACCGCGCTGGCGGTCCGCCCCGACCCGCCGGCCGGCACCCTCGCCTGGCGCACCTGGCACGCGTATCCCCAGACCAACGAGCTGGTCCTGACCGAGACGGTGGTGGCACTGCGATGA
- a CDS encoding DUF368 domain-containing protein — protein MAEAVPGVSGGTIALVTGVYERVIASAGHLVNAVRFAASDVPRGRGWTRASHQFRQVHWEVVIPLLLGMVPGLLIAAKLLEPLLHDHPEQTRGLFLGLVLASVLVPISMVGKPWRGKEVAALVVSAVAAFVLTGLPQATIAPNPLVVLVAAAVAVCALVLPGVSGSFLLLTVGLYEPTINAVNDRDFGYLAVFAAGMVIGLALFVKLLQWLLEKHRRMTLAVMAGIIVGSLRALWPWQSEDRSMHAPGDNLVSILALFLLGVALVSAMIIAERRRLRRAARDLTEETYESPHVR, from the coding sequence GTGGCTGAGGCCGTTCCGGGGGTCAGCGGTGGCACGATCGCGCTGGTCACAGGAGTGTACGAGCGGGTCATCGCGTCCGCCGGCCACCTGGTGAACGCGGTCCGCTTCGCGGCCTCGGACGTCCCTCGCGGAAGGGGGTGGACGCGGGCCTCGCACCAGTTCCGGCAGGTGCACTGGGAGGTGGTGATCCCGCTTCTGCTGGGCATGGTGCCCGGTCTGCTGATCGCGGCGAAGCTGCTGGAACCGCTGCTGCACGATCACCCGGAGCAGACCCGTGGGCTGTTCCTGGGTCTCGTGCTCGCCTCGGTGCTGGTGCCGATCTCGATGGTGGGCAAGCCGTGGCGGGGCAAGGAGGTCGCCGCCCTGGTGGTCAGCGCCGTGGCCGCCTTCGTGCTGACCGGTCTCCCGCAGGCGACGATCGCCCCGAATCCACTGGTCGTGCTGGTGGCGGCGGCGGTCGCGGTCTGCGCGTTGGTACTGCCCGGCGTTTCCGGCTCGTTCCTGCTGCTGACCGTCGGCCTCTACGAGCCGACGATCAACGCGGTGAACGACCGTGACTTCGGCTACCTGGCCGTCTTCGCGGCCGGGATGGTCATCGGCTTGGCGCTGTTCGTGAAGCTGCTTCAGTGGTTGCTGGAGAAGCACCGTCGCATGACGTTGGCGGTGATGGCCGGGATCATCGTCGGCAGCCTCCGCGCCCTGTGGCCGTGGCAGTCGGAGGACCGGTCGATGCACGCCCCGGGCGACAACCTCGTGTCGATCCTCGCGCTCTTCCTGCTCGGCGTGGCGCTGGTCAGCGCAATGATCATCGCCGAGCGTCGCCGGCTGCGACGCGCGGCGAGGGATCTCACCGAAGAGACGTACGAGAGCCCGCACGTCCGCTGA
- a CDS encoding orotate phosphoribosyltransferase, producing MGDHDDLRKFITDLAVVHGRVVLSSGREADWYVDLRRVTLHHQAAPLVGRVMRDLTADWEYDAVGGLTLGADPVALSMVHAASGTDRPVDAFVVRKAGKTHGLQRRIEGPDVAGRRVLAVEDTSTTGGSVLTAVEALREVGAEIVGVAVIVDRGAGDAVRAAGLPYRAAYTLADLGLVA from the coding sequence ATGGGGGACCACGACGACCTGCGTAAATTCATCACTGACCTGGCGGTGGTCCACGGCCGGGTGGTGCTCTCCTCAGGCCGCGAGGCCGACTGGTACGTCGATCTACGTCGCGTCACGCTCCATCACCAGGCCGCTCCGTTGGTGGGGCGCGTGATGCGTGACCTGACGGCCGACTGGGAGTACGACGCGGTGGGCGGGCTGACCCTGGGCGCCGACCCGGTGGCGCTGTCGATGGTGCACGCCGCGTCCGGGACCGATCGCCCGGTGGACGCGTTCGTGGTCCGCAAGGCGGGTAAGACGCACGGTCTACAGCGCCGGATCGAAGGGCCGGACGTGGCCGGCCGGCGGGTGCTGGCGGTGGAGGACACCTCCACCACCGGGGGAAGTGTTTTGACGGCGGTCGAGGCCCTTCGCGAGGTCGGGGCCGAGATCGTGGGTGTGGCGGTTATTGTTGATCGAGGCGCCGGCGACGCGGTGCGAGCCGCCGGATTGCCGTATCGAGCGGCCTATACGTTGGCTGACCTCGGCCTTGTGGCGTAA
- a CDS encoding SDR family oxidoreductase — translation MTLDQPASERRALITGATAGIGAAFARRLAADGWHLVLVARDATRLAATAAELTGRHGREVEMIPADLSTDDGCATVEGRLAEGSPVELLVNNAGISLNTPFLRSSAEDEARLLRLNVHAVMRLTLAALRPMTERRRGAVINVSSVAGFGVVMPGSTYSASKAWVTNFSESVGQSARPFGVRVMALCPGYTRTEFHERAGINMSKTPEWMWLRADDVVDEALRDLRKGKLVSVPAWKYKLAVAGLRHAPRRLLEAVSRDTRGRIGRDGG, via the coding sequence GTGACGCTCGACCAGCCGGCCAGCGAGCGGCGGGCCCTGATCACCGGAGCGACCGCCGGGATCGGTGCCGCCTTCGCCCGCCGGCTGGCCGCCGACGGCTGGCACCTGGTGCTGGTGGCCCGGGACGCGACCCGGCTGGCCGCGACGGCCGCCGAGCTGACCGGGCGGCACGGCCGGGAGGTCGAGATGATCCCGGCCGATCTGTCCACCGACGACGGTTGCGCGACGGTCGAGGGGCGGCTGGCCGAGGGGTCGCCGGTCGAGCTGCTTGTCAACAACGCCGGGATCAGCCTGAACACCCCGTTCCTGCGGTCCTCCGCCGAGGACGAGGCGCGGCTGCTGCGGCTCAACGTGCACGCCGTGATGCGGCTGACCCTCGCGGCCCTGCGTCCGATGACCGAGCGGCGCCGTGGGGCAGTGATAAATGTCTCTTCGGTGGCGGGGTTCGGCGTGGTCATGCCCGGTTCGACATACTCCGCCAGCAAGGCGTGGGTCACCAACTTCAGCGAGTCCGTCGGCCAGTCCGCCCGGCCCTTCGGCGTACGCGTGATGGCGCTCTGCCCCGGCTACACGCGTACGGAGTTTCACGAGCGCGCCGGCATCAACATGTCGAAGACGCCGGAGTGGATGTGGCTGCGGGCCGACGACGTGGTCGACGAGGCCCTGCGTGACCTGCGGAAAGGCAAGCTGGTCAGCGTTCCCGCGTGGAAGTACAAGCTCGCCGTGGCGGGACTGCGGCACGCGCCCAGGCGGCTGCTGGAAGCCGTGTCCCGGGACACCCGGGGCCGGATCGGCCGCGACGGCGGCTGA
- a CDS encoding helix-turn-helix transcriptional regulator codes for MEYVGTALAEMTMPQISPLAGEPIERADAERLAGVLKALADPARLRLLSLIQSAPEGEACVCDLTAPLGLSQPTVSHHLRILTEAGLLEREKRGVWAYYRLVPTAIATIADLLTPPRKRATKKAR; via the coding sequence ATGGAATACGTGGGAACTGCGTTGGCCGAAATGACTATGCCTCAGATCTCGCCGCTTGCCGGCGAGCCGATCGAACGTGCCGATGCCGAGCGTCTCGCGGGGGTCCTCAAGGCCCTCGCCGACCCCGCTCGACTTCGGCTGCTCAGCCTGATCCAGTCGGCGCCCGAGGGCGAGGCGTGCGTGTGCGACCTGACCGCGCCCCTCGGCCTCTCGCAGCCGACGGTCAGTCACCACCTGCGTATCCTCACCGAGGCCGGCTTGCTGGAGCGGGAGAAGCGCGGTGTCTGGGCGTACTACCGGCTGGTGCCGACGGCGATCGCCACGATCGCCGATCTGCTGACCCCGCCGCGCAAGCGCGCCACCAAGAAGGCGCGCTGA